A stretch of DNA from Chanos chanos chromosome 11, fChaCha1.1, whole genome shotgun sequence:
CACTTGTTGATGATGTTCCACAGCTTGAGGCCGTCATCTCTGTAGTAGTAGTTTGGAATGTCCTCCACACCACGAGCCTTGATGTCATCAGGCAGACACAGGGAGCTGTAGGTCAGGGAGGATGTTGCCCTCTTCAGGAATTTCGCTGTTCCAACACGACCAATCGCGGTGTGCTAAAGATTAAGAATAACTTAGAAGCTGAAGGATTATGCAATATAGTCGTTAGTCGAACTAGTGTCCTCTTTTTACCTCAGCGAAAACCCCACTGTCTGAGATCAGCAATGATCGAGCCATGATGTTGATCTGGAGTGTGTAGCGGCAGTGAGGTATCAGGAGCTAAGGAAGTCATATATAACAATCatgaatgataaaaataatcTTTCAAAATCTTGTGTTCTCACAGACAGAGGTTATTGTTACCTTGAACAAGGGGTGGACTGCAGGTAAGTTGCGCAAAGTTGCTACAGTAAAGACCTCAGCCATCAGGTGAGTGCGTAGCAGGTGGGAGTTAAGCTCATGTTCATTGAATTCGGCACTCCGCACAAAAATCTTGGCGAGTAGCCAATCAGATTCAGAGTCTGAGGGGAGAAAGATGGGGTTCTCCTCTCCTGGCTCCTGCTTCAGCTGTTTGGAAGTGAGAAAGATTGTGGAAGGGGCTGTCATCATAAATAAAAGATCTAACAATACTTAAGTGTACTTACCTGTATGGCAATGGGCAGTAGCTTGCCCTCAGGGTTACTGAAGAGCAGGCACATGGGAGCCGACAGATATTGTTGTTTCTTATTAATGACATTTCCAGATAGACCATCCAGCCGCTTGTAGTCACAGAGGAAGATGTTGCCACGCTGTTTGATTTGGAATGCATAAGGAAGGAGCGGATGAGAAAATGAGTAAAAGTTGTAGTATTTTGGTAGTTGTTCATCAAAATGATTAATCTCTTTACCTTCATCTCATTCTTTAAGCTGCTCCCAGATGGTAAAAAGGCTTTGACCATGTCATCAGTGACAGGGAACTTTCTTGGCAACTCTGAGCATTTTTGGATCAATATGGGGTTAATGCCATTCAGAAGCTGGGAGCCAAAAAACTCGTCCTCTCTCCAGTGCTGCCGAACGTATTCTGGACAGATAAACATATGAACAGCTGTAAACATAAGTCATCTTCTGGccaagaggaaaaagaatgagagtTTTACAGTACCAAAGGTGTCTGTCCTTCGTTCAGCGAAGACATGATCAAGTTGCTCAAAATTAGTCCAGGGCTCCTTCCGATCAGCAAGACTTTGAAGTCTAAGCTCAAGGATTCTGCATGAAACAAGAATAATCACAAATGGTTAATGCACAACAAAATTACTGATGGTCTTGATAGTAAGCAGATGAGTTAGATCAGATGTATTGGAGCAGGGAAGGACATGAGATGTGCATAGATGTGTTCAACATGACCAGGTTTGGGAGCGACTGCAAAGAcacaatgtgttttgttttaaatgaaacaagGTAAGGCCCTCATGTCTTGCTTGAAAACTTACGCAGATACTTGAGTGAGCCgaaactctgtttttttgccGAATGAGAATCTGACCTCGTCAGGCAAAGCTTCCGGACTGTCTGCTTTCACTTTATGGGGTATTCCTGGTGCATGTAGTTGCCATCTGTGGGCTCAGCAAAAATTTTAATTGAAGAGGGACACAAGTTGCACAAATATGCCTCCTCCAAGTCATGTACATGACCAGTTATTTTTGTACTTTCTCTCACCTGAATACTGCAGAACGTTTTCTGATCTCCGTATTTCGGTGTTCTTTGGTTATGTCATTAGGATCCTTTAGTATTGTCTTAGCTTCAGAGAAAAAGCAGGAAAGCTTAAGCCTTGGCAACCCATAACAGAAATAGAGTAAAATGTGGCAGGCATTGGTCCTTTAATTCTTACCTACTGCATCTCTGAAAACCAGCTTCTCGTCATCAGCCAACCAACGGTAACATGGGAACAGGACCTTGTCACCTTCAGGTGTTGTTACAGTAACCTTGGAGCAGAACCACTCATTGTCTCCAAAATCAAAGAGAGATTCAGCTTCAAGTTCCATCAGTAAGAGAGAGCCTATGGAGGCTGGGAAGTTCAGTTCAAACTTGCGCACCTGGAGAGAGATGTAATTTTTGACAGCTGTTCTGTTAAGAGACAAACTGCAGGTACAAATTTTCACAGGAATAATACTAAAAGAATCCATCTCAGTGGACCATTTACCATTACATTGATGGGGATTCCCATTTTTGCCAACCGAAATCAAGACCTTGGTCAGTt
This window harbors:
- the LOC115824165 gene encoding arachidonate 15-lipoxygenase B-like, with translation MSYQVEVFTGDMLHAGTTSRISIKLVGTKGSSKSVNLSWLGGFWRGSVRKFELNFPASIGSLLLMELEAESLFDFGDNEWFCSKVTVTTPEGDKVLFPCYRWLADDEKLVFRDAVAKTILKDPNDITKEHRNTEIRKRSAVFRWQLHAPGIPHKVKADSPEALPDEVRFSFGKKTEFRLTQVSAILELRLQSLADRKEPWTNFEQLDHVFAERRTDTFEYVRQHWREDEFFGSQLLNGINPILIQKCSELPRKFPVTDDMVKAFLPSGSSLKNEMKRGNIFLCDYKRLDGLSGNVINKKQQYLSAPMCLLFSNPEGKLLPIAIQLKQEPGEENPIFLPSDSESDWLLAKIFVRSAEFNEHELNSHLLRTHLMAEVFTVATLRNLPAVHPLFKLLIPHCRYTLQINIMARSLLISDSGVFAEHTAIGRVGTAKFLKRATSSLTYSSLCLPDDIKARGVEDIPNYYYRDDGLKLWNIINKYVDGVVRYYYTSDDDVIKDTELQSWIGEIYMKGFLEKAEQGITSSFKSVDELIKFVTMAIFTASAQHAAVNNGQFDYGGWMPNLPSTLKCPPPTKKGSSTEDSILDSLPDISTTVNIMAALYVLSKASTDRYPLGYFPEELFNEVVPLKMIEEFQVALKSLSEEIERRNQTLPLPYVYLNPTDVDNSIAI